The Alnus glutinosa chromosome 10, dhAlnGlut1.1, whole genome shotgun sequence DNA window CTAATTACATGATAGAGTATGTAATATGTCAAAAAGTTCctcttgaataaaaaaaaaattaaaaaaaaaaaaattaaaaaataatcaggGAGCAAAGCTTGCATGTAAAGCATATAGCTAGCGCCAGCCAAGAAATTAGCTAGAAATGGAATCTTAATTGCTTTACTATTACTACAGCTAAGAAATCCTGAGTAGAGATACACGCTGAGGGAATTGCGGTGCCATGGAAACAATTAATTATACCGAATTGATTGAAGAATTAATACATGTTATTTAAGTGGATCACTTCCCCATTTCACTGAATTGTAAATTAAGAGATAcattttattgtttaaattaaatttcacaaatttaatggtgtatGCGTTAATATGCCATTTAAATGACGtggtatattatatatacactgcaacaaattaaacaaaatcttgacggtaaaataaattttcttgatttcatttaaaatatttaagtgggacaattaaatatgattatatTGTCAAATCATTACTTgtctaaaaacttaaattaatgaGATAAGGTGAATTTAATCAACTAACATATATTCTTATTCTAATGATGGATCCTAAGATTGAATGACAAGTAATAACGGTTGGTACTGCTTTAGAAAGATGCTAGTGTAGCTCATTCATCATGACATTTGagtcccttcttttttttttttttctttttcttttgtttgtcaCAGTAAATTATAACAAATTAATAGTGGGGAGAgagaattttccaaaaattgtCAGCTCAAATCTTGAGATATAGATTATGACTCACTCCCGATGTATAGATATATCCACTTGGCCAATTAAGTGTACAAATCAATTtgattccatatatatatatatagatagagtttttgaaaatcaatTTGTGTGCCCTTTTCTTCCCTTAATTTCTTTCCTTATTATTTGCACATATATAATTGCTTCTTAATTATTTCACATTCCAAGACAACAATGAAggactaacaaaaataaaaaaagacaacaatGAAGGCGTGGCAAATATAGAAGGGACCGATGTagtcatctatatatatatatataaacctattaattaaagagagagatatatagGAGAAAAGATAACGGTGAaattatggaaaagaaaaaagatatatatctAGAAGATATTTGGGTGTACATGTGCATTTATCACCGGACTTCATGTACGTCTGTCATGACGTACATAAGTATATTTTGAGCACTATTTTTATGTAATCGTAATTAAGACATAATTACATAATCATATTTCAATGTTATCACTTAAATTAGTAGACATTTAGGTCAAAAGTCAAGTTATTGGCACGTAAATATGACGTACACTTGTACCATtactatacaaaaaaaaaaaaaaatgaagatgggAATTTCTAAAAGTTTTTTGGACATGATGTTTATGAGAATACCATCACCACAAAGAGTACTCCATCCAGTAAAATGTGTACGTATACCTAGCTCAATTTCTTTGATGTGAccccttctctttcttcttctttttttttttttcatagattgATCCAAAACTTTCAGAACATTAGTGCATGGGACTTCAAATGGTTTACACTAATCAAGCATAAAGATTCTTCCAACCCTAGTGTTTACTGCATCACATGGGAATTGTCTTTAAGCCACTGAACCACCATCCTTAATGGTTTGATATGCCCCTTTTTGATTTGAAAGAGATCGACACATCCCGATTTGAAAATGGCTTTGCAAGAACAAGTCTATCGTTTTTCAACTCCAACTATCGAGTTAACCAGGAAACGGGCGCGCAGCAtagttacatatatataattgatagGAAAcgaaatatttaataatttattaatttatattctaacagtaCTCTCCTCACATATGGGCTCAAACTCATCACTGGttataaattttatcatttattaatttatattctaatacgTACACTTCTTCACGTATGGGCTCAAACTGATCATcatcacttattctaaaagcttgAGCTTAtcaccacttattctaaaagctgATCAAGCTTAAGTGAATagaaattgatgaatttaataatttaatttatatatataaacacagcATCTTAGCAGTAAATTACGCCCAAATTAATGCATGATTAATTGCTCGATCATGGCTTATTATTCCCCACGTACGTAAATAAGTACACATGTAGAGAAGCATGGAAATGCATAAATTGCATGCtatacgtactatatatatatatatgaaacatCAATAAATAACTGGCATGAAAACACACTGTGATTtgcttagaaaataaaataatgaagaaaaaaaatgagattcaacaatatttgaattttaatgAATGGTTACGCAACTTGTTCTTTATCAATTGAGGGATGTGTTATTTTCTGCTGCCAAAACACAATGGTCGGCTGGATCGACGATATTGGGAGTTGCATTTGGGTGCATAGGCTCATGCTTGGCTGCTTCCCTTTCTATCTTCTGCCCAGCCCTGGCCACATGCAGCTCCATCGTGGCTTCAGCCTCTTTTGCCAGTCTAACCTCATGAGCTACATCCATCCTGGTTTTTGCCAAGTCTTTTTCCGCctacatataaaataaaaattgataaatttgaaaatatatatataaacgttTTAGTATAAGTTATTATGCTCTATATTAAATGATATATAGTCTCAAAAGTGAATGATTAGTATATTATAATTTAGGGGGTAACTATAATAACTTAATCCCTTGAActaacaattatatattttttcaacatACTTAGCTGATCTAGCCTCTACCAACTAACAATTAAGTGCGGTACTTGGATACATTAAATTACAATTtcgtgagaaaaaaaaaatacccttccATTAGCGTGAGACGTTAGAATGGATGAAAAGCTAGTCACGTGCCATGCATGTGACCAGTTTGACCAAAATTGATCTTTTGAAAACACTCTCACTTTGACCATTAAAAAACCAGATTTGTCCTTCCACCCCAAGAGCGGTACGTTGGGGGTGGCCAGCAATTGGTTTGGGGagactttttttatatattttttttaattgatttgtcTTTTAGAAAAATATAGGTATTTTAGGAAGTATCGGGTAAAAAACTTGACCACGTACTTTTCTATCCTTGCAAACAaagtggccttttttttttcttaatacaaaatggtagtttgatgtattGATCCAAGTATCACACTTGTTAGTTTGTGGGTCTAAGTTGAAAATAACTATTAGTTCAAGGGGCTTAAATATATTTACCTCTAAATTTAATATAAACCTATAAATCTAGAATGTGTATAAGGTGCAAGATATATTATTAATATGTTTCACTTGGAGATTCAAAAATCTATCCATGACCCTTGACGAGATGCTTGTGTATTGGTTTACGTTAAATCACCGATTATGTAAAAAGTTTTCTCCATCTCATGTATGGGTTTAAACTACTTCTCAACAAGTGACACCCAACAcgtacgtgaaatatttaatatgaAATGAGGTGAATTGTAGAGTCAGAGTTCGAACTCATCGTGACATTTGGATCTGATATGACATTAATTAAGTAGATCACTActtatcataaaaaaattaaattaataaaaaaaaattatttaattaatattttaacaattctCGAAACATTATATTATAGATCATCAATATTAACACTGCCTAATCAATAGcacaaccaaaaacaaaacaaaatgaccCACAACCCAGCATATATCAAAATGTTTATCATCTTAATTATGGTATTCCTTCTAATTAATTACCTGCTCTTCGGCCTTGGCTTCAGCCTTGACCTTGCGCATGGCGTTCATATCTTGTAGCTTCTCCTTCACAGCCTGCATTTTTTCCGTACTGTGCTGTCCCTGTcttcttcaaaacctaaacctgCGGAAACTCAATGAATGGCAAGCAAATACAATGCCCTAAAAACACCACACATATTCCACATTTATACACTGATTGATCACGTACAAacttctctgtctctctgttaACATATGGCAGGATACTTGACACGTGTCATACATGCAGACATTTAATACCAAATTGTGGATGACACTTGAGGAGACTAATCTCATCTAATTAAGCCGAATATAACGCTTAAATAAATGAGAAGTTTCCTCACCGATCGATGACTTCCAAGATTTGCGAAGTATTACGAAATCTGTGAAACTCTCGGc harbors:
- the LOC133879588 gene encoding late embryogenesis abundant protein 6-like; protein product: MQAVKEKLQDMNAMRKVKAEAKAEEQAEKDLAKTRMDVAHEVRLAKEAEATMELHVARAGQKIEREAAKHEPMHPNATPNIVDPADHCVLAAENNTSLN